One Brassica napus cultivar Da-Ae chromosome C2, Da-Ae, whole genome shotgun sequence DNA window includes the following coding sequences:
- the LOC106437462 gene encoding cytochrome P450 71B22, with the protein MSIFLYFILLLPLLLIFLKQLSPSKGKLPPGPIGLPLIGNLHQLGKSLHRSFHKLSQNYGPVMFLRFGVVPVVVFSTREAAEEVLKTHDLETCTRPKLSATKLFSYNYKDIGFAQYGDDWREMRKLAMLELFSSKKLKAFRYIREEESELLVKRISESAETQTLVDLRKALFSLTASIICRLAFGQNFHECDFVDMDKVEELVLESETNLGSFAFTDFFPAGLGWVIDRISGQHSELHKAFARLSNFFQHVIDDHLKPGQPEDHSDIISVMLDMINKESKLGSCKVTYDHLKGVMSDVFLAGVNAGAITMIWAMTELIRHPKVMKKLQQEIRVTLGDNKEKITEQDLEKVHYLKLVIQETFRLHPPAPLLLPRETMSDIKIQGYNIPKNTMIEINTYAIGRDPNCWENPNDFIPERFIDSRVEYKGQHYELLPFGAGRRICPGMATGITIVELGLLNVLYFFDWSLPDGMTIEDIDMEEAGAFVIAKKIPLELIPTSHKW; encoded by the exons ATGTCTATCTTTCTGTATTTCATCTTACTCTTACCTCTCCTTTTAATCTTCTTGAAACAGCTCTCACCTTCTAAAGGGAAGCTTCCACCAGGACCTATAGGTCTTCCCCTCATCGGAAACTTGCATCAACTTGGCAAATCTCTCCACAGATCGTTCCATAAACTCTCTCAAAATTATGGACCCGTGATGTTTCTTCGATTCGGTGTTGTCCCTGTGGTTGTCTTTTCCACAAGAGAAGCAGCTGAAGAAGTTCTCAAGACTCATGATCTCGAGACTTGTACTCGACCAAAGCTATCTGCGACCAAATTGTTCTCTTACAACTACAAAGACATTGGATTTGCTCAGTACGGTGATGATTGGAgagagatgaggaagcttgcaATGCTCGAGCTCTTTAGCTCGAAGAAACTAAAAGCATTCCGGTATatcagagaagaagagagtgaaTTGCTCGTCAAGAGAATCTCGGAATCTGCTGAGACACAAACTCTGGTGGATTTGAGAAAAGCTCTTTTCTCTCTTACCGCGAGTATCATATGTAGACTCGCTTTTGGACAGAACTTCCACGAGTGCGATTTTGTTGATATGGACAAAGTTGAAGAGCTTGTGCTAGAATCTGAGACCAATCTTGGCTCATTCGCGTTCACTGACTTCTTCCCCGCGGGTCTTGGGTGGGTTATAGACCGGATCTCTGGCCAACATTCGGAGTTGCACAAAGCCTTTGCCAGACTTAGTAACTTCTTTCAACATGTGATCGATGATCATTTGAAGCCCGGACAACCTGAAGACCATTCAGACATCATTAGTGTCATGTTGGATATGATCAATAAAGAAAGCAAACTCGGTTCGTGTAAAGTCACCTACGATCATCTAAAAGGAGTTATGTCG GATGTATTTCTAGCGGGAGTGAACGCAGGAGCCATCACCATGATATGGGCCATGACAGAACTAATCAGACACCCAAAGGTGATGAAGAAACTCCAACAAGAGATCCGAGTAACCCTTGGtgacaacaaagaaaaaatcaCTGAACAAGATCTAGAGAAGGTTCACTACTTGAAACTTGTGATCCAAGAAACATTTAGATTACACCCACCAGCTCCTCTCTTACTCCCAAGAGAGACCATGTCTGATATCAAGATACAAGGCTACAACATTCCCAAAAACACAATGATCGAGATCAACACTTACGCAATAGGGCGTGATCCTAACTGTTGGGAAAACCCTAATGATTTCATCCCCGAGAGGTTTATCGATAGCCGTGTGGAATATAAGGGTCAACATTACGAGTTGTTGCCATTTGGTGCTGGTCGCAGGATTTGTCCAGGGATGGCCACGGGGATAACTATCGTCGAACTAGGTTTACTTAATGTTCTCTACTTCTTTGATTGGAGTTTGCCTGATGGAATGACCATTGAAGACATAGACATGGAAGAAGCTGGAGCTTTCGTCATCGCCAAGAAAATTCCTCTTGAGCTAATTCCAACTTCACATAAATGGTGA